The sequence CTGACAGCGAGCTGGCCCGGCGCCTCGAGCAAGGTGAGACTTTGCCGGCGGCATGGTACGTGAGCCCCACGGTTTTTGCCGTCGAGAACGCAAATATCTTCCGCAAGTGCTGGCAGTACGTGGGTCACGCCGGGCAGGTGGGGAGAGCGGGCGATTTCTTCACCGCACGGTTGGGCGATATTCCAATCGTCGTAACGCGTGACGACAGCGGCGTGCTTCGCGCGATCGCCAACGTATGCCGGCACCGGGGAAGCGAGGTGGTGCTGGAATGTGCGGGCAATCGCAAGACCCTGCAATGTCACTACCACGGATGGACCTACAATCTCGACGGCTCGCTGCGGGCGGCGCCGCGCGCCAATGAGCAACCCTCATTCGCAAAGGAGAATCTCTCGCTGATCCCGTTCGCGCTGGAGCAGTGGGGGCCGTTGATCTTCGTGAACCCCGATCCTCTGGCGCGCTCGTTCCGCGAGATAAATGCCGGACTGCCCGCCCTGTTCGAGCGTGCCGGGTTAGAACTCGGTCGCCTGAGGATGGTGCGCCGCGACCTCTACGACTTGTCGGCCAATTGGAAAATCGTCATCGAGAATTTCAACGAGTGCTATCACTGTCCGGTCGCGCATCCGAAATTTTCGGAACTAATCGATACCGATGCCTATAGTTCTGACACCGCGAACGAATACTTCTCCAGCTACTACGGACCGATTGTCGGTGTCAGCAACGGCGGCGTGAACTATGTCACCTTGTGGCCGACGGTGATGTTCGCGCTGTCTGCGAAGCCTCACGCGATGCAGGTGCTGCGCACCTGGCCGCTGGATGTTCATCACACGCGCGAGACCATCGACTACTACTTCTCCGAAGAAGTGAGTGAAAACGAGATTCGCGAGTATGTCGAGTTGAGCGATCTGGTTCAGCGGGAGGACGTCGTGCTGTGTGAATCAGTGCAGCGCGGCCTGGATTCGGGCGTCATCAATCACGGCCAACTTATGCTCTCACGCGAACGTGGCATCCAGCACTTTCAGAAACTGGTACATCGCTTTGTATCGGGTGGGTAGTTCCAGCGAGCGTCTTTAAGCCTTTACCAACGCAACCAGGTAAACCGACCGATCGGGCAGCCGGTAGGCGTGCGTATAGGGTGCCCATCCCTCGATGGGCTCGATTAGCTCAGGCTCCCCGTCGATTCCCTCCAGTATCTCCTCCCAGTCCTCCACCTCCGCATCGGGAATGCGGTGGTATTTGCCGTTGCGCGCGAATACCATCACGCATCGGATCATTGCCACGATCCTTCTGGCTGGTCAGCCGACGCGTTCGAGGACCACAACGGGAATCTGTCGTGCCGTCTTCTTCCGGTAATCATTGAAGATCGGCATTTGCGAAGCCTGCTGATTGAACAAGCGCTCGCGCTCGGCTCCGCTTGGGAAGGTCGCCTTGGCCTGAAAACGCTCGCCGCCGATCTCCACCGTCGGAGTTGGATGGGCGACCAGATTATGGTACCAGGACGGATTTTTCGGTCCTCCCGCATAGGAGGCGATGATCACGTACTTGTCGCCATCGCGCGAATAGACCAGCGGATTTACGTAGGTCTTGCCGCTTTTAGCACCCTTAGTGGTAAGCAGCACCATCGGCGCGCCCGCGAACTGACCACCGACGTTGCCGCCGTTGCCTCTGAATTCCTCGATAACCTTGCGATTGATCTCTTTCATGTCCATGCGAGTCGCTCCGAGTAGAAGTATTGCGAAACATCAGCATAACCGATTTGGTTCACGAGCGCACAGGTTTCAGCTGTTGACGAACGCCGAGGGCGCTTCACCCTCAAGGTTCGAATACTTGGATTTCTTGTTAGCAAACCGAATGAAAGCGACGGTGTCGTACAGTCCATGGCACAATATGACGGCCAAAAGACTGTATCCGCTGATGACAAACAAAACGCCGAACAGAACGGAAAGTTGCACTATTATCGCGACCGCGCGCGAGCCCTGGTAGATATGAATTACGCCCGCTCCGGATGCCGCCAACCACACCGCGCACGCCGCAGCAATCGGAACCCCGAGCCAGGCGCGCAGCCACAACTCTATCGACCTTAGTACAATACCTCTGAAAGCAAGCTCTTCTAAAATTCCTCCCAGGACCCACGCGACCAGGATGCCGGCGACCAGTTTCATGGTGGATTGCTGTATCGCCCGGAACGACTGCAGAGTGGGTGGCTCGGCAAACCATCGAGTCGCTAACCTGTCAGCTATGGGGCTGTAGGCGAGCATCAGGCCCCACCACACCAGCACAAGTCCAATCGCGACAAACGGCCGGCCCGGCATTCCGAGACCAAGTTCCTCGGCCGATACTGTGCCGCGGGCAAGTGCCACGGCTGTATAAAAGCCGATTGTAGAAAGCCCTCCGACCAAAACAATGGTCGAGCGACGGAAGCGTATGCCTACGATCCCGAGCCATATCGCAATCAGGAGGAGCGCGGTGTGTTGGAAGGTCGTCATACGGCGACGTTGGCGGAGAGGGGAGGGGGGTCGAACCCCTCCGGCAACCGCAATGGCTGCCAGGCCGGTTTTAGGAAGACCGGTAGGCCACCAAGCCCCATTCTTCGAGAGGCTTCTATCACAAGCCGTGAAAAGGACCTAAATCCCTCTCACGTTGCTCGGGAGGCTTGAGCTCCTCTTGAATGATAGCTCCGTGCTGAGCGCCAACCGCCGGATCACCCGATTGCGAATTCACCTGGTCGCAGGCGTCGGCATCACCAAAAGCGCACGCTTCGTACAGCTTTTTCACTGAACTCGATGTGCTCGTCTTTGTGGCGGTCGTATCCGCCACGTATACGACACGAACGTCGAACTCCTTCGGTTTCTGCTGGTCCGGAAAAATGAATACGTTATTGTGCCGTCCACAGGCCGAAAAGGCGATGTGAAAGGTCTTGTCTGCCGGTTCTTCGACAGGTTTTTCCACTGTGTAGCCCCCGATCCCCAACTCACTCGTGTAAAAGGACTCGAGTCCCGCATAGGTTTCTCCTTGCGTCAAGAAATCAACCCGGCGCATCGAGCCTTGCAAGTCGGAAACTTCCGCGACGGTCGCGTGCGCGGGAATCGGGATGCTTTTGTCCCAATCGTTCGGGACACCATCGGGTAGCGGATGGGGATGAGCCAGGGCATAGGCATCCACCTCGCACGGTTGGCTCGACTTGAGCGTCGAACAACTTGCGGATCCTCCGACAGTCAATACGACGCCAATGGCTACGGCGCAGCAATGATTCCGGAAGTGGTCGAAACAGCCATGCGAAATTAATGGCGGTGTCATAGAGAGGCCTGCATCCTCGTCGCTCAGCGCACTTGTCTATTTGTCGGTAACAACTAGACAATTGTCTGGAGAAATGCAAGATTTCTCAACTGTTCATCGTCACGCGGACGACGAAATCAGTGGCATGCGCTTGGTCGGCCTTACGCTACCCGATCGACCCGATGCTCTGGCGTGTCCCGAATAGTGGAGGCGTTTCTGGCGGAGGGGGGAGGGAGTCGAACCCTCCGGCAACCGCAATGGCTGCCAGGCCGGTTTTGAAGACCGGTGGGGCCACCGGGCCCCTTCCTCCTCCAAATATTTGATTTCATTGGCCTTTCGTTGAGAACTGGCTGCGCATTTCGAAGCTCAGTGCTACCGATTTGTGACCGTTTTCTGCACCGATTTCGTGTTGGCCGGCTCGGTCTTTCGATGTTCCGCGAGTGTCTTGGCGGCTTCAATCAAGCGCTCGTCGTAGCTTTGGATGTACCTCTGAAACATGATGTCGGTCTTGTGTCCAAGCAGTGTCATTGCGACGGTTCTGGAGATCCCAGGCGTCGAATCGAGGCGTGTCGCAGCCGTACGACGAAAGTCGTGCATCAGTTTCCCGGGATAACCAGCCTCGTTAGCCGCTGCCCGCCACGCATCGTAAAGTGTACCGTAAGGGATCCGATCTCCCTCTCGATGAAACAACCACGGAATTGCGCGCCTTAGTTTGCCTTCGTCCTTACGAATTCGAGCAAGTTGGGCACTCACGAGCTCGCCAAGTTCTCCAATCAGGGGCCACTTGTATTCAGTGCGGTTTTTGGACGATTGATAATCAAGGATAAGGAATCCCTTCTCAAGGTCGACGTCAGTCACGCGGCGGGTTAGGACAGAACGCACCCTCCACCCCGTGATCTTTATGGCCTTGACCGCCGCGATCGCCCATGGTTGGAGCTCACCGATAATCTCTGCGAACTGCTTCTCCGAAACAATTCCCTGGCGTGGTGGCGGCTCCTCGAGTTTTTTGATGCGCGGCACCATTCCATGCGATATCAAGCGATGCTCATCGTCCGCAGACAGCCGGAACATCTGACCAAGAATTTGCATTTCTCGGTTCACGCTTGCGTTTGACGCTCCCTCACGTTTCCGCTGCGTCACGTATCGACCAATCGCGCCGCTTTGCGTAATTTCAATTGCGCGCAGACCGCCGAAAAATTTATCAAGGTGCTTCGCTCTGGTGTCGAGGAACGTCTGAAGGGATGCACCGCGACCGTGCACGGCACAGTGGTCCAAGTACACTTGGCGCATCTGCTCATACGTTACCCTTTGGTCGCGAGTTAATCCCGATGCTCTGGCCAGAGCAAGGAATTCATCGCGCAACCGTTTAGCTTCTTTTAATGAACTTGTCTTGGTGGATTTCCAGAGTTTCCGACCGCTCTGATGCCAGACTATGTAGAGATTGGGACTATCGGCCCGGCGATAGAGATTTTCCGCAACTTTCACGCTGCCTTTTTGCTGTCGAGCCACTGCCTAAAACCCTTGCGATTAACCATCACCGATCGGCCGATCTTTCGGCAGAAGGAAAGCTCCTTCCAGTGGTCGTAAAAGAAAAAACGGCTCATGCCTAAAGTGCGCGCGGCTTCTGCCACTCCAATCCACTCCTGATCTTGAGTCGGTCTGAGCTCTTTGGCCTTAGCAACAAGCAAGGGTAATACTGCGGTTGCCGCGACAAGAGTTTCCTCCGCCTCCTCGGACGTCATCGCTGCAATTTCGTCGGCGCTTGGCAATTTACTGGGTGCGACCACCGAACTTCTCCGGTAAAAGACAGCATGTTCCCGAGTTAGAACGGCATATGAGCAATCGGTTACCCTCTTTCGATGAAACAGGGGGCAGGCGTGGGCCCGCCCGCCTTTTAGCTAGAAAACAGTTCCGATTCGGCCAAATCAGATTCAGCGACCTCGGTTCCCCTACCGCTATCCGGCGGCGAACCTAGGAACTGCACACGCGTGGCGACTACCTCAGTTCGTCGGCCGCTCTGCCCATTACTTTCCCACTCGCGGGTCTGTAGCCGACCCTCGACGAAGACTTGCCGGCCCTTTTTCAGGTACTCATTGCAGGTAAGCGCGACTTTTCCCATGACCACGATCCGATGCCATTCGGTTCGCTCCTGGCGTTTACCCTCCTTGTCAACGTAGACCTCGTCAGTGGCCACAGTGAAGTTCGCGACCGGTAAGCCTGCTGGCGTGTAGCGGATTTCCGGATCTTGCCCGAGATGCCCAATTAGTCGGATAGCAGGAGGGCCTTGCGGCCTATGCCCGCTGATGGAAGTGCGCGGCGAAGGAACCATCCTCGTGCTTTCCGCAACCGCGGCGATGCGTGGGAACGGTGGTCAACATTCGCATGCGGCCGCCATGGGAGGACGACGCATGCTCTGCCAGACCCTCAACGCGGAATTCGCACCGAAAGGAATTCACGTCGCGCATATCGTGATCGACGGGACCGTCGGACGGCGGGACACTTTGGGCAAAAATGCTCGCGCCGGAAAAGTTCCAACAGCTCAGAGAAACCCGCGGCAACGAACATGACGGACTGATGCTGCCCGTGCAGATCGCAGAGACCTACCTACACGTTGCGCAACAACACCGATCACCTGGACCTTCGAGATCGACCTGCGGGCGTTCTCCGATCGTCCACGG is a genomic window of Candidatus Binataceae bacterium containing:
- a CDS encoding aromatic ring-hydroxylating dioxygenase subunit alpha, producing MTSDLQTDSELARRLEQGETLPAAWYVSPTVFAVENANIFRKCWQYVGHAGQVGRAGDFFTARLGDIPIVVTRDDSGVLRAIANVCRHRGSEVVLECAGNRKTLQCHYHGWTYNLDGSLRAAPRANEQPSFAKENLSLIPFALEQWGPLIFVNPDPLARSFREINAGLPALFERAGLELGRLRMVRRDLYDLSANWKIVIENFNECYHCPVAHPKFSELIDTDAYSSDTANEYFSSYYGPIVGVSNGGVNYVTLWPTVMFALSAKPHAMQVLRTWPLDVHHTRETIDYYFSEEVSENEIREYVELSDLVQREDVVLCESVQRGLDSGVINHGQLMLSRERGIQHFQKLVHRFVSGG
- a CDS encoding nitroreductase family deazaflavin-dependent oxidoreductase produces the protein MDMKEINRKVIEEFRGNGGNVGGQFAGAPMVLLTTKGAKSGKTYVNPLVYSRDGDKYVIIASYAGGPKNPSWYHNLVAHPTPTVEIGGERFQAKATFPSGAERERLFNQQASQMPIFNDYRKKTARQIPVVVLERVG
- a CDS encoding CPBP family intramembrane glutamic endopeptidase yields the protein MTTFQHTALLLIAIWLGIVGIRFRRSTIVLVGGLSTIGFYTAVALARGTVSAEELGLGMPGRPFVAIGLVLVWWGLMLAYSPIADRLATRWFAEPPTLQSFRAIQQSTMKLVAGILVAWVLGGILEELAFRGIVLRSIELWLRAWLGVPIAAACAVWLAASGAGVIHIYQGSRAVAIIVQLSVLFGVLFVISGYSLLAVILCHGLYDTVAFIRFANKKSKYSNLEGEAPSAFVNS
- a CDS encoding tyrosine-type recombinase/integrase, with the translated sequence MKVAENLYRRADSPNLYIVWHQSGRKLWKSTKTSSLKEAKRLRDEFLALARASGLTRDQRVTYEQMRQVYLDHCAVHGRGASLQTFLDTRAKHLDKFFGGLRAIEITQSGAIGRYVTQRKREGASNASVNREMQILGQMFRLSADDEHRLISHGMVPRIKKLEEPPPRQGIVSEKQFAEIIGELQPWAIAAVKAIKITGWRVRSVLTRRVTDVDLEKGFLILDYQSSKNRTEYKWPLIGELGELVSAQLARIRKDEGKLRRAIPWLFHREGDRIPYGTLYDAWRAAANEAGYPGKLMHDFRRTAATRLDSTPGISRTVAMTLLGHKTDIMFQRYIQSYDERLIEAAKTLAEHRKTEPANTKSVQKTVTNR
- the ssb gene encoding single-stranded DNA-binding protein codes for the protein MVPSPRTSISGHRPQGPPAIRLIGHLGQDPEIRYTPAGLPVANFTVATDEVYVDKEGKRQERTEWHRIVVMGKVALTCNEYLKKGRQVFVEGRLQTREWESNGQSGRRTEVVATRVQFLGSPPDSGRGTEVAESDLAESELFSS